One stretch of Pradoshia sp. D12 DNA includes these proteins:
- a CDS encoding UDP-N-acetylmuramoyl-L-alanyl-D-glutamate--2,6-diaminopimelate ligase: MKLDELISRIPFKQKQGDGNPLISSIENDHRKVKEGSLFICIKGYTVDGHDLAEEAVRNGAVAIVAEKPLSLSVPVVIVKSTQKLMALLADFFYGHPTQKLNLIGITGTNGKTTISHLVERIFQDANYTTGLIGTMYTKIGSEKFETKNTTPDSLTLQKTFADMVNNRVHTAVMEVSSHALDMGRVFGCDYDIAVFSNLTQDHLDYHGTMDNYRYAKSLLFSRLGNTYQDNKPKYAILNADDSASIMFEKSTSASVVTYGIIQKADVRATDIIITSEGTKFTLTTPDHSCPITIPMIGKFNVYNCLAAIAVGLVSGLHINQILSSLQNIKGVTGRFEPVFGGQEFTVIVDYAHTPDSLENVLKTINEFASKKVYTIVGCGGDRDRTKRPIMARVACEYSSNAIFTSDNPRSEDALSILSDMENGVAGYDYKVIADRKEAIYDAVFSAEPGDVVLIAGKGHENYQIIGKEVLHFDDKEVALEAIEQKLNLNRRDERE, encoded by the coding sequence ATGAAACTCGATGAATTAATCTCTAGAATACCGTTTAAACAGAAACAGGGAGATGGCAACCCTCTTATTTCATCCATTGAGAATGACCACCGCAAGGTAAAGGAAGGCAGCTTGTTTATCTGTATTAAGGGATATACTGTCGACGGCCATGATCTTGCAGAAGAGGCGGTTAGAAATGGAGCAGTCGCTATTGTTGCAGAGAAGCCTCTATCACTCTCTGTACCTGTCGTAATTGTTAAAAGCACACAAAAGTTAATGGCTTTACTGGCTGATTTCTTTTATGGCCACCCTACACAAAAGCTTAATCTAATCGGAATTACCGGAACAAATGGAAAAACAACAATTAGTCATCTGGTAGAAAGAATATTTCAGGATGCAAACTATACAACAGGTTTAATCGGAACCATGTATACGAAGATTGGATCTGAAAAGTTCGAAACAAAAAATACAACACCTGATAGCCTAACCTTACAAAAAACATTTGCAGATATGGTGAACAATCGTGTACATACTGCAGTTATGGAAGTATCTTCGCATGCACTCGATATGGGGCGTGTATTTGGCTGTGATTACGATATTGCTGTTTTTTCAAACTTAACACAGGACCATCTTGATTATCATGGAACAATGGATAATTACCGTTATGCAAAAAGCTTATTATTCTCACGTTTAGGAAATACTTATCAGGATAATAAGCCGAAGTATGCCATTTTAAACGCTGATGATTCAGCATCCATCATGTTTGAAAAATCAACTTCTGCTAGTGTGGTAACATATGGAATTATTCAAAAAGCAGATGTTAGGGCAACTGATATTATTATTACTTCAGAAGGAACAAAATTTACTTTGACAACGCCAGACCATAGCTGTCCAATAACAATCCCGATGATTGGAAAATTCAACGTATACAATTGTCTGGCTGCCATTGCTGTTGGACTTGTTTCAGGTCTTCATATCAATCAGATCTTATCGTCTTTACAGAATATTAAAGGAGTGACGGGGCGTTTTGAGCCGGTCTTCGGAGGACAGGAATTTACAGTTATAGTAGATTATGCACATACACCTGATAGCTTGGAAAATGTTCTGAAGACAATCAATGAGTTTGCTTCTAAAAAAGTATATACGATCGTTGGCTGCGGTGGTGATCGTGATCGTACAAAACGTCCAATTATGGCTCGGGTAGCATGTGAATATAGTTCAAATGCCATATTCACATCTGATAATCCGAGGAGTGAAGATGCTTTATCCATTCTTTCTGATATGGAAAATGGTGTCGCCGGCTATGATTACAAAGTTATTGCTGATCGTAAGGAAGCAATTTATGATGCCGTGTTCAGTGCTGAACCTGGTGATGTAGTCCTGATTGCCGGAAAAGGTCATGAAAATTATCAAATCATTGGTAAGGAAGTTCTTCATTTTGACGATAAAGAAGTCGCATTAGAAGCAATTGAACAGAAATTAAATTTGAACCGAAGAGACGAAAGGGAGTAG
- a CDS encoding cell division protein FtsQ/DivIB: MDKNLVSLEDRIPKLKQMRKKKANRRLIGLLTIFFLLIFSIIYLQSPLSRIQSIQVEGNAYLTDKEIIEQSGLEVEDNIWEIKGDKIETMIKKHPEIEDVKLKKGFPNHITLEVSEYKYTAYVQKGKEYYPILSNGKILDKKLSHIPDSGPLLVSFKEGKPLSIVIGQLEEMSEDVMNSISEIHHNPSKTDKTKVTLYMNDGFEVTASGETLAEKLVHYAAIVSQLEEGSKGVIDLEVGSYFHSY; the protein is encoded by the coding sequence TTGGATAAGAATTTGGTATCTCTTGAAGATCGAATTCCTAAATTGAAACAGATGAGAAAAAAGAAAGCAAATAGGCGCCTAATTGGGCTGTTGACGATTTTCTTTTTACTTATATTCAGTATTATCTATTTGCAATCTCCATTGAGTCGAATCCAATCTATACAGGTCGAAGGCAATGCGTATTTGACAGATAAAGAAATCATTGAGCAAAGCGGTTTGGAAGTAGAGGATAATATTTGGGAGATTAAAGGTGACAAAATTGAAACGATGATTAAAAAACATCCCGAGATTGAGGATGTTAAATTAAAAAAAGGATTTCCCAACCATATAACATTGGAAGTCAGTGAATATAAATACACCGCCTATGTACAAAAGGGAAAGGAATATTATCCAATATTATCGAATGGTAAGATATTGGACAAGAAGTTAAGCCATATTCCTGATTCAGGGCCTTTACTTGTTTCATTTAAAGAGGGGAAACCATTGTCAATCGTTATTGGTCAGCTTGAAGAAATGTCCGAGGATGTGATGAACTCAATATCTGAGATTCACCACAATCCATCTAAGACTGATAAAACGAAAGTCACTCTTTACATGAATGACGGTTTTGAAGTAACTGCGAGTGGAGAAACTCTTGCTGAGAAGCTGGTGCATTATGCTGCAATTGTGAGTCAATTGGAGGAAGGCAGCAAAGGGGTTATCGATCTCGAAGTTGGTTCATATTTTCATTCTTATTAG
- the murD gene encoding UDP-N-acetylmuramoyl-L-alanine--D-glutamate ligase, translating into MKQINDYLRKKVLVLGLAKSGVSAASLLHKLGAFVTVNDFKPLNENPEAQGLLEEGIKVVCGSHPIELLDEGFELIVKNPGIPYTNPMIQEALKKNLEIITEVELAYRISEAPFIGITGTNGKTTTTTLIYEMLERGGKKPLIAGNIGTVASGVAQEATAENVIVIELSSFQLMGIQTFRPYISVYLNLFDAHLDYHGTKEEYAFAKAQITKNQKDTDFIVYNANQEPTKKAAEGSGAISVPFSTEAVDETGAYTKDGFIWFKNEKIIAIDEVVLPGKHNLENILSAVAAVKLYGVANEAIQDVLKTFSGVKHRTQFVAEINGRKFYNDSKATNILAASAAISSFKSPLILLAGGLDRGNEFDELIPLLTHVKAMIVFGETAEKLTKTAQKAGISIIKHVDNVAIAANEAYKLSESGDTILLSPACASWDQYKTFEARGDMFMDAVHKLK; encoded by the coding sequence ATGAAGCAAATAAATGATTATTTAAGAAAAAAAGTGCTTGTCCTCGGGCTGGCAAAGAGCGGGGTAAGTGCGGCTTCTCTATTGCATAAACTTGGTGCTTTTGTAACTGTGAATGATTTTAAGCCTTTGAATGAAAACCCAGAAGCCCAAGGTTTACTGGAAGAGGGTATTAAGGTCGTTTGCGGAAGCCACCCGATTGAATTATTGGATGAAGGATTTGAATTAATCGTAAAGAACCCTGGAATCCCATATACGAATCCGATGATACAGGAAGCACTGAAAAAGAATCTCGAAATAATTACGGAAGTAGAGCTTGCTTATCGAATATCAGAAGCTCCTTTTATTGGAATTACGGGTACAAACGGAAAAACAACAACTACAACATTAATCTACGAGATGCTTGAACGCGGAGGGAAAAAGCCGCTTATTGCTGGGAATATAGGAACTGTAGCAAGCGGCGTGGCTCAGGAAGCAACGGCGGAGAATGTTATAGTAATTGAATTGTCCTCGTTTCAGTTGATGGGAATTCAAACGTTCAGACCTTATATTTCAGTCTATTTAAATCTATTTGATGCCCATTTGGATTATCATGGGACGAAAGAAGAATATGCATTCGCTAAAGCGCAAATAACCAAAAACCAAAAAGATACTGACTTCATCGTGTATAATGCCAACCAGGAGCCTACTAAAAAGGCTGCAGAGGGCTCAGGCGCTATTTCAGTTCCGTTTAGTACTGAAGCAGTGGATGAAACGGGTGCTTACACGAAAGACGGATTTATTTGGTTCAAGAATGAAAAGATTATCGCTATAGATGAGGTAGTATTGCCTGGTAAGCATAATCTGGAAAATATTTTATCCGCTGTAGCTGCCGTTAAATTATATGGTGTAGCTAATGAAGCGATTCAAGATGTACTAAAAACATTCAGCGGTGTTAAGCATCGTACTCAATTTGTTGCAGAAATAAATGGACGAAAATTTTATAACGATTCCAAAGCAACAAATATTTTGGCTGCGTCAGCCGCTATATCCTCGTTTAAAAGTCCATTAATCCTGTTAGCAGGAGGCTTGGATCGAGGAAATGAATTTGATGAATTAATTCCGCTCCTCACTCATGTTAAGGCAATGATTGTTTTTGGAGAAACAGCTGAAAAATTAACGAAAACTGCACAGAAAGCAGGGATATCTATAATCAAACATGTCGATAATGTAGCTATAGCTGCCAATGAAGCATATAAACTTTCAGAAAGTGGCGATACTATTTTACTTTCACCGGCATGTGCGAGTTGGGATCAATATAAAACTTTTGAAGCCCGGGGAGACATGTTTATGGATGCCGTGCATAAGTTAAAATAG
- the spoVE gene encoding stage V sporulation protein E, translating into MPAKKTTPDFILIIAMFSLLSIGLIMVYSASAIWATYKFDDTFFFAKRQLLFAGVGIVAMLVIMNIDYWNWRRWAKPLIIICFILLLVVLIPGIGTLRNGSRSWIGVGAFSIQPSEFMKLAMIVFLAKFLSERQKYITSFKKGLAPSLGLVFLAFGLIMMQPDLGTGTVMVGTCIAMIFIAGARISHFVGLGMLGVAGFVALVISAPYRMKRITSFLDPWQDPLGSGFQIIQSLYAIGPGGLFGLGLGQSRQKFFYLPEPQTDFIFAILSEELGFIGGSLVILLFSLLLWRGIRIALGAPDLFGAFLAVGIIIMIAIQVMINIGVVTGLMPVTGITLPFLSYGGSSLTLMLMAVGVLLNISRYSNY; encoded by the coding sequence GTGCCTGCAAAAAAAACCACTCCTGACTTTATTTTAATCATCGCAATGTTTTCCTTGCTTTCAATAGGGCTAATCATGGTCTACAGCGCCAGTGCAATATGGGCTACCTATAAATTTGATGACACCTTTTTCTTTGCAAAGAGACAATTATTATTTGCGGGTGTAGGAATTGTAGCTATGCTGGTTATTATGAATATTGATTATTGGAATTGGAGAAGATGGGCAAAACCTTTAATCATCATTTGTTTTATTTTATTGTTGGTAGTGCTCATCCCGGGAATAGGTACATTAAGAAATGGTTCGAGGAGTTGGATTGGAGTGGGGGCTTTTTCCATTCAGCCTTCTGAATTTATGAAGCTCGCAATGATCGTCTTCCTCGCTAAATTCTTATCTGAAAGACAAAAGTACATAACTTCTTTTAAAAAAGGTTTAGCACCCTCGTTAGGTCTTGTCTTTTTAGCATTTGGGTTAATTATGATGCAGCCTGATCTTGGAACAGGAACGGTAATGGTAGGAACATGTATAGCGATGATTTTTATTGCAGGTGCCAGGATAAGTCACTTCGTCGGTCTTGGAATGCTTGGGGTGGCAGGCTTTGTCGCACTTGTTATATCTGCACCTTACCGGATGAAGAGAATCACATCATTTCTTGACCCTTGGCAGGACCCTCTCGGGAGCGGATTTCAAATCATTCAGTCACTCTATGCTATTGGACCTGGCGGGTTGTTTGGGCTCGGACTGGGCCAAAGCAGACAAAAGTTCTTCTATTTGCCTGAACCGCAAACAGATTTCATCTTTGCGATTCTCTCCGAAGAACTGGGTTTTATAGGTGGTTCACTTGTAATACTTTTATTCTCTCTCCTGTTATGGAGAGGTATCAGAATCGCCCTTGGAGCACCTGATTTATTTGGAGCCTTTTTAGCAGTTGGAATCATCATTATGATTGCCATACAGGTGATGATTAATATTGGTGTTGTGACAGGACTTATGCCGGTTACTGGGATTACATTGCCGTTTTTAAGCTATGGAGGTTCTTCATTGACCTTGATGTTAATGGCGGTTGGTGTATTGCTCAATATAAGCAGGTATTCTAATTATTAG
- the murG gene encoding undecaprenyldiphospho-muramoylpentapeptide beta-N-acetylglucosaminyltransferase has protein sequence MKIVLSGGGTGGHIYPALAMAREIKKLNPEASFLYIGTEKGLEKDLVSREGLDFKAIEITGFKRSLSLENVKTIWRFLKGVSNSKKLLKEFKPDVVIGTGGYVCGPVVYAASKMKIPTIIHEQNSVPGLTNKFLSRYVNKVAISFEEARQYFPKEKVVFTGNPRGSEVVSHIGSNAIQQLGIKKGIPSVLIFGGSRGAKAINEAVLKNVEVLKDKPYQVIYITGDVHYQSVKEELDLVGTPDNVIVKPFIHNMPEILPSVDLVVSRAGATTLAELTALGIASILIPSPYVTNNHQEKNAQALVQKGAATMIKESELNGSTLIKAIDEIMLDTDRIESMKKSAKQMGIPDSAERLLKMMQDLQ, from the coding sequence ATGAAAATAGTATTAAGTGGTGGAGGTACAGGAGGACATATATACCCTGCACTGGCCATGGCAAGAGAAATTAAGAAGTTAAATCCGGAGGCATCTTTTTTATATATAGGTACCGAAAAAGGATTAGAAAAAGACCTCGTTAGTCGAGAAGGTCTTGATTTTAAAGCTATTGAGATTACAGGATTTAAACGATCTTTAAGCTTAGAAAATGTTAAAACAATATGGCGCTTCTTAAAAGGTGTTTCAAACAGCAAAAAACTATTAAAAGAGTTTAAGCCGGATGTCGTCATCGGGACCGGTGGATATGTATGTGGACCGGTTGTTTATGCAGCGTCCAAAATGAAGATTCCAACGATTATACATGAACAAAATAGTGTGCCAGGTTTAACAAATAAATTTTTAAGTCGATATGTTAATAAAGTGGCTATAAGCTTTGAAGAGGCTCGGCAATATTTCCCGAAGGAAAAAGTGGTCTTTACTGGAAATCCGAGGGGCTCAGAGGTTGTATCACATATTGGCTCAAATGCAATTCAGCAATTGGGCATTAAGAAAGGCATTCCTTCTGTGCTCATATTCGGAGGAAGCCGCGGAGCAAAAGCAATTAATGAAGCTGTTTTAAAAAATGTTGAAGTATTAAAGGATAAACCATACCAAGTGATATATATAACTGGTGACGTTCATTATCAATCTGTAAAAGAAGAGCTTGATTTAGTTGGAACTCCAGATAATGTCATTGTAAAACCATTTATACACAATATGCCGGAAATATTGCCTTCGGTTGATTTGGTTGTATCGCGAGCGGGAGCGACCACTTTGGCTGAATTAACAGCATTGGGAATAGCCAGTATCTTGATTCCAAGTCCTTATGTAACGAATAATCATCAGGAAAAGAATGCACAGGCTTTAGTACAAAAAGGGGCAGCAACCATGATAAAAGAAAGTGAATTGAATGGTAGCACCTTAATTAAAGCGATTGATGAAATAATGCTCGATACAGACAGGATTGAATCTATGAAGAAGTCAGCGAAGCAAATGGGTATACCTGATTCGGCTGAGCGTTTATTAAAAATGATGCAGGATCTGCAGTAA
- the mraY gene encoding phospho-N-acetylmuramoyl-pentapeptide-transferase produces MLEQVLFFTILVSFLITVLLSPIFIPFLRRLKFGQSIREEGPKSHQKKTGTPTMGGVVFLLSILVTTLVMTGKFRDPGTETYLLLFVTIGFGLLGFLDDFIKIVMKRNLGLTSRQKLLGQIVISCIFYFIMRQSNMSTEISIPLTDYSIDFGWFYIFIIIFWLVGFSNAVNLTDGLDGLVSGASAIAFGAFAVLAWNLKEYDIALFCVAVVGAVLGFLVFNAHPAKVFMGDTGSLALGGAIATVAILLKLELLLVIIGGVFVIETLSVIIQVASFKTTGKRVFKMSPLHHHYELSGWSEWRVVVTFWTVGLLFAILGIYLEVWL; encoded by the coding sequence ATGCTGGAGCAAGTTTTATTTTTTACTATACTCGTATCATTCTTAATTACGGTTCTTCTCTCCCCTATTTTTATACCGTTCCTAAGACGTTTGAAATTTGGTCAGAGTATTAGAGAAGAAGGACCGAAATCCCATCAGAAAAAAACAGGTACACCTACGATGGGAGGGGTTGTATTCTTACTGTCAATCCTTGTTACAACCCTTGTAATGACTGGTAAATTTAGAGATCCGGGTACTGAAACCTATTTACTGCTATTTGTAACCATCGGTTTTGGTTTACTTGGTTTCCTGGATGATTTTATTAAAATCGTCATGAAGAGAAATCTTGGATTAACATCTAGACAAAAATTGCTTGGGCAAATAGTTATATCTTGTATCTTTTATTTCATTATGAGACAGAGCAATATGTCTACTGAAATTAGTATTCCATTGACTGATTACAGCATTGATTTTGGATGGTTTTACATCTTTATTATAATATTCTGGTTAGTCGGTTTTTCGAATGCTGTCAATTTAACTGATGGTCTTGATGGGTTGGTATCTGGGGCCTCTGCTATCGCGTTTGGAGCATTTGCTGTATTAGCCTGGAATTTAAAAGAATATGATATTGCTTTATTCTGTGTAGCTGTTGTTGGGGCTGTGTTAGGATTCCTGGTTTTTAATGCTCATCCTGCGAAAGTGTTTATGGGCGATACGGGATCACTTGCCTTAGGTGGAGCTATTGCGACAGTGGCGATCTTGCTGAAATTAGAATTACTTCTTGTTATTATTGGCGGTGTTTTTGTTATTGAGACTTTATCCGTTATTATTCAGGTAGCTTCTTTTAAAACGACAGGTAAGCGTGTATTTAAAATGAGTCCGCTGCACCATCATTATGAATTAAGCGGATGGTCAGAGTGGCGTGTAGTTGTAACATTTTGGACGGTTGGCTTACTTTTCGCTATTTTAGGAATCTACTTAGAGGTGTGGTTATAA